The Hevea brasiliensis isolate MT/VB/25A 57/8 chromosome 9, ASM3005281v1, whole genome shotgun sequence nucleotide sequence AGAGTAATTTATTGATACAATGGTGGCAATAACATCCGCTGTCCACAATTGTAGTATCTATACGTTGTGCAAAGAAATATGTTTTCCATTTGATTTCATACCCCTCACAATGAGAGtgccaaataaataaaaattagttgCTGCTGATGCTTAGGAAATATTAATAAAAGAAGCTGAATGAACATTGAAAATAGGAAAATAATGAGAGAAAATCAACACCAATTTaagttattcatttatttatttttctttttttaagtaaGACCCACTATTAtaattgtaaaatatttttaattaaatatttaatgccaCTTCATCAATATTTAATGGTGGTGTTAAGGCCTCACTTTACTAATAGCATGAAACCACAGAATACCTATTTATCACAAGTTAAAACACAGGCCCCCACTTGCAAAAGCTTTTATAATTTTCtcataaaaataattacaatttttatgttGAGAAACCAAACCCACGTTCAGATTAggatctaattgatttaagctgaCCAATGAGAGAACCTAGGATAAAATGCATTTAGTTTGAAGGAGTCGGATCATGCAACTAATTAGCAGGAAGTCTTCCACCCTTTGGGCCGTGACTTAGAAGTTGACAATATGTTGGaaggcagaaaatccatgataTTAGTCTATCATTGTCAAAAGAATACAGAACATTCACATTTatattaagtttactattcctgtccaaaattgaacatggctcagaagagagagagagagagagagagagagaggcagaGAGGCGAGAGGAAGGAAAGAACTGCACGTAGGGTTTTTTACAGGTCAACAATGCATAAAATCTATCACCTAGTTGAAAACAAATTTAATGAATTACAAAGAAGAATAAACAATGTGGGATAAGAAGGAATTGCTGCACAGAAAATTCAACTGCATACTTTCTCATGTGCTTAATCGATCAACTGACCTTTAAATTTGCAGAAGGGAAGACCATTTGTTTGTACCCTAGTTGCACTTGATCAAGCTCATTCACTTAGATTGCAGCTGCGAAGGTACGGATGATTATACTTGATGTACTTCGTCCAGTATGACCGGTACTTTGTCATTGCTATCTCCAACCATGGCTTCATGTTGCCATTATAGTGGATAACTGCTGCATTATCAATCTCTGACCGATCAACACTTGGATTGTAACCCAAGCCAAGCACATGCCATGACTTCTCAAGTGGATGTGTCAGACCATAAAAAGTAATCAGACCTGGAGGCAATGTTCCGAGCTTCCAAAGTACCCTATCTTCATTCTGACATACAACAAAATGATAAAAAGAATTCACACTTAAGGGATTGTATTTGCTTTTTGACTGTTCAAAACAGAGAGCCTACAAATGTATGTCTATCAGAATGTAATCGACAAATTAAAAAAATGTGCCTAGGGGTCACTCACTACTTCAATTCACagaataaaatatgataaaattattattatagtgCAAATTTAAAACCAAAATACCAATTTAATATAAAGCAGCACTAAAATTGTAATATGTAGGATTGAACCAGACACTTCCTGTTTCACCCAGAGCACATCATTTTAAAATGCCACAAATGAAAGTGCGTGTATATCAAAAGAGACACAGCACAAATTCTGCATGCAGTTCTAGAAACTCACCATGTTTTGCCACTTGTGATATATTCCTGTGATATCCCTCTTTTTCCATTCCTTAAGATCAAAAATATTCATCCCATATGCCCAACCACAAGCATTTGGATCAAAGTTTCTTGCAATATGAGGATTTGTGAAGTTTAGGTACTTATCAAATCGGTGGAAGCTTTCACCACAGGTTTCCACTGCcccattcacttttccattcagaTTTACCGACCATAATCCAGTTAAATCTTTCTGAACAACAATGTCATCATCAAGAAACAGGATCTTATCTAACTTGGGATAGACCTTAGGAAGGTAGAACCTCAAGTGGTTCAGCATTGAAAGATACTTTGGGTTCCGATACTTGAGGTTTGAAGAACCAGATGAAAGAGAGGTTGGATGATTTGCCTTGAAGTAATACTCTTTCATTGCAGCAGACTCAAGCTGTCGCAAAACTGGACAATAGGATGAGTTAAGCCACTTGAATTCATCAACATTTTCAACATGAATAGTGGCTTTTCTTGGAGGGTTCAACAAAAACCACATATTCATAGCTCCAAAGTTAAGCTTATCAGTAACAAGATGGAACACATGCTTGGAAGGATCCTGCAGTACAGCCAAGACGCATATTTAGGCAAGCAACAAAATTACATCTGAATATCAGAAACAAGTGAAGTGTTTGAACTCAGATCTCCCTTCAGAAAAACAGAAATGCAGTTGAGAGTCAATTTGTTGTTTCTCAATGTGGAAGGGAACAGCACTCATATCACAGAGTCAGAAATCACCTTGGCATTCATGATGGTTGAGTTGACAACTACTGATGCAGCTAAGACATTGTCAGAGAAGAGAGCATAATGGTAAAGATTAggattttccaaattctcacttCGGGGAAACTTCCTCTTTTCTGGAGGGAGGAGATAGTATTCTATTGTTAGGCGCATAGACAAGCAATGAATTCCATTGGGTACCGTTTTGGCAGCTAACTGACTCAGGAATGTGCTCTGTTTTTTTAAGCTCCTAACTTGCTCATCTGCTGTTTGAAGCATTGCTCTAAGCTTTCCAGTGACCAATTTGCAGTCATACAATTGCT carries:
- the LOC110645599 gene encoding polygalacturonate 4-alpha-galacturonosyltransferase, with the translated sequence MAVKRGLSGAGIHKNRGGGSRLPIALVIFFSVLAPLIFFVGRGLYTNASIDQSNIPIASSKQDLDWRERLALQHVKSLLSKDVIDVITASTADMGPLSIDSFRKNNLSASWKVTGVETSVKNNTTSESQKTATVAKQEAPRGKGDGISDDHSQFIDAPAKLARRQLRDKRRAKRAADLVQQDNEAILKLENSAIERSKSVDTAVLGKYSIWRKENENENSDSTVRLMRDQMIMARVYISIAKMKNKLDLHQELQIRLKESHRAVGEAMADSDLHHSAPEKMKAMGQVLTKVREQLYDCKLVTGKLRAMLQTADEQVRSLKKQSTFLSQLAAKTVPNGIHCLSMRLTIEYYLLPPEKRKFPRSENLENPNLYHYALFSDNVLAASVVVNSTIMNAKDPSKHVFHLVTDKLNFGAMNMWFLLNPPRKATIHVENVDEFKWLNSSYCPVLRQLESAAMKEYYFKANHPTSLSSGSSNLKYRNPKYLSMLNHLRFYLPKVYPKLDKILFLDDDIVVQKDLTGLWSVNLNGKVNGAVETCGESFHRFDKYLNFTNPHIARNFDPNACGWAYGMNIFDLKEWKKRDITGIYHKWQNMNEDRVLWKLGTLPPGLITFYGLTHPLEKSWHVLGLGYNPSVDRSEIDNAAVIHYNGNMKPWLEIAMTKYRSYWTKYIKYNHPYLRSCNLSE